A DNA window from Theobroma cacao cultivar B97-61/B2 chromosome 5, Criollo_cocoa_genome_V2, whole genome shotgun sequence contains the following coding sequences:
- the LOC18600018 gene encoding eIF-2-alpha kinase activator GCN1 isoform X1, whose protein sequence is MAGSSSPVESLVSIAGSVSTPSTKERVRIFRDELPPIITNSEMSPEFTSLLVDIIFKTFPIFDDGGSRKAVNGVIVKALGEVIFMKSFAAALVQAMEKQSKFQTHVGCYTLLKWSCLLLSRSQFATVSRNALCRVAAAQASLLHIVMQRSFRERRACIKSFFHLFSQSPDVYNTYIEEIKDARIPYKDAPELLCLLLEFSSVVPSKFEQSKPIFLDIYVKAVLNAREKPTKGLSESFHPLFARMSHEDLQSTVIPSLVKMLKRNPEIVLESVGILLSLVNLDLSKYAMEILSVVLPQARHAEDGRRIGALTVVRCLSQKSSNPDAFESMFNAIKAVLGGSEGRLAFPYQRIGMMNALQELSNAPEGKYLNNLSRTVCGFLLTCYKDEGNEEVKLAILSAIASWAARFVDALQPDLVSFFASGLKEKEALRRGHLRSLLAICKNSDALLQISSLLGPLLQLVKTGFTKAVQRLDGIYALSIVGKIAAADIKAEETVAKEKIWSLISQNEPSLVAISMASKLSIEDCISCVDLLEVLLVEHSRRVLETFSAKLLLQLLLFLMCHSSWDVRKTTYDATKKIVAAAPQLSEILLVEFSDSLSLVGEKINALKTSDADNSPDTQVPILPSVEVLVKALAVISSTALATTPSASTRVIVCSHHPCIIGTAKRDAVWRRLHKCLRALGFDVIGIISANIANICKGLVGPLGLMSANPLEQNAAIYSLCTLMSIAPEDTYSEFEKHLINLPDRHSHDMLSENDIQIFRTPEGILSNEQGVYVAESVTSKNTKQQDRINSNHSGKRETSSRAAGGGGKKDIGKSMKKADKGKTAKEEAREQLLREEASIREKVREIQKNLSLMLNALGDMAVANPVFAHSQLPSLVKFVDPLLRSPIVGDVAYDTSVKLSRCLVHPLCNWALDIATALRLIVTDEVCLWELIPPVDEEADERPSLGLFERIVNGLSVSCKSGPLPVDSFTFVFPIMEQILLSSKRTGLHDDVLRILYLHLDPLLPLPRLRMLSALYHVLGVVPAYQASIGPALNELCLGLQPEEVASALYGVYAKDVHVRMTCLNAVKCIPAVSGRALPQNVEVATNIWIALHDPEKVWRRSAFLNIQNFDCFWLQFDQSFTSLSLCFQSIAEAAEDVWDRYGYDFGTDYSGIFKALSHVNYNVRVAAAEALAAAMDEIPDSIQESLSTLFSLYIRDSAFGEENLDAGWLGRQGIALALHSAADVLRTKDLPVVMTFLISRALADPNADVRGRMINAGIMIIDRHGRENVSLLFPIFENYLNKKASDEEKYDLVREGVVIFTGALAKHLAKDDPKVHAVVEKLLDVLNTPSEAVQQAVSTCLSPLMQSKQDDAAALISRLLDQLMKNDKYGERRGAAFGLAGVVKGFGLSSLKKYGIVAVLREGFADRNSAKSREGALLAFECLCEYLGRLFEPYVIQMLPLLLVSFSDQVIAVREAAECAARAMMSQLSAQGVKLVLPSLLKGLEDKAWRTKQSSVQLLGAMAYCAPQQLSQCLPRIVPKLTEVLTDTHPKVQSAGQLALQQVGSVIKNPEISSLVPTLLMGLTDPNDYTKYSLDILLQTTFINSIDAPSLALLVPIVHRGLRERSADTKKKAAQIVGNMCSLVTEPKDMIPYIGLLLPEVKKVLVDPIPEVRSVAARAIGSLIRGMGEENFPDLVPWLFDTLKSDNSNVERSGAAQGLSEVLAALGTEYFEDILPDIIRNCSHQKAAVRDGYLTLFKYFPRSLGVQFQNYLQLVLPAILDGLADENESVRDAALCAGHVLVEHYATTSLPLLLPAVEDGIFNDNWRIRQSSVELLGDLLFKVAGTSGKALLEGGSDDEGASTEAHGRAIIEVLGRDKRNEVLAALYMVRTDVSITVRQAALHVWKTIVANTPKTLKEIMPVLMNTLITSLASASSERRQVAGRALGELVRKLGERVLPLIIPILSQGLKNPDASRRQGVCIGLSEVMASAGKSQLLSFMDELIPTIRTALCDSAPEVRESAGLAFSTLYKSAGMQAIDEIVPTLLHALEDDETSDTALDGLKQILSVRTTAVLPHILPKLVHCPLSAFNAHALGALAEVAGPGLNYHLGTILPALLSAMGGDDVDVQPLAKEAAETVVLVIDEEGIESLISELLRGVGDSEASIRRSSSYLIGYFFKNSKLYLVDETLNMISTLIVLLSDSDSATVVVAWEALSRVVSSVPKEVLPSCIKLVRDAVSTARDKERRKKKGGPVVIPGFCLPKALQPLLPIFLQGLISGSAELREQAALGLGELIEVTSEQSLKEFVIPITGPLIRIIGDRFPWQVKSAILSTLSIMIRKGGIALKPFLPQLQTTFIKCLQDNTRTVRSSAALALGKLSALSTRVDPLVSDLLSSLQASDSGVREAILTALKGVVKHAGKSVSPATRTRVYALLKDLIHHDDDQVRMFASSILGVISQYMDESQLSDLLQELLDLSSSSNWADRHGSVLTFSSLLRHNPSTVFMSPESASILICLKSSLKDEKFPLRETSTKALGRLLLCQVQSDPSNSTSLVDILSSVLSAMQDDSSEVRRRALSAIKAAAKANPSVITTHLSLLGPALAECLKDSSTPVRLAAERCALHTFQLTKGTENVQASQKYITGLDARRISKFPEHSDDSEESEDDSASS, encoded by the exons GATCTTTCGTGATGAACTCCCTCCCATTATTACCAATTCAG AGATGTCTCCTGAATTTACGTCACTTTTGGTggatataatatttaaaacattcCCAATATTTGATGATGGAGGGTCGAGAAAAGCTGTTAATGGTGTGATTGTGAAGGCTTTAGGCGAGGttatatttatgaaaagtTTTGCAGCGGCACTTGTTCAGGCAATGGAGAAGCAATCAAAGTTCCAAACCCATGTAGGGTGCTATACTCTACTCAAGTGGTCGTGTCTCCTCTTAAGCAGAAGTCAGTTTGCCACAGTTTCGAGAAATGCATTGTGTAGAGTAGCTGCAGCTCAGGCATCTTTGCTTCATATTGTTATGCAAAGATCTTTTCGTGAGCGAAGGGCatgcataaaatcatttttccatttattttctCAG TCACCTGATGTCTACAATACATACATAGAAGAAATTAAGGATGCACGGATTCCATACAAAGATGCTCCTGAATTGCTATGTTTATTACTGGAATTTTCATCTGTAGTACCATCTAAGTTTGAACAAAGCAAG CCAATATTTCTTGACATCTATGTTAAAGCTGTTTTAAATGCCAGAGAAAAGCCAACCAAGGGGCTTAGTGAATCTTTTCATCCACTATTTGCACGTATGTCACATGAAGATCTCCAAAGTACTGTGATCCCATCGTTAGTGAAAATGTTAAAACGCAACCCTGAGATTGTGTTGGAGTCGGTTGGAATACTATTAAGTTTAGTCAATCTTGATTTAAGTAAGTATGCGATGGAAATTCTTTCTGTCGTATTACCACAGGCTCGACATGCAGAAGATGGAAGAAGGATTGGGGCATTGACTGTAGTACGCTGTTTAAGCCAAAAGTCTAGTAATCCTGATGCTTTTGAATCGATGTTCAATGCCATTAAAGCTGTCCTTGGAG GCTCAGAAGGAAGGCTAGCATTTCCTTACCAAAGaattggcatgatgaatgCACTGCAGGAATTGTCTAATGCTCCTGAAGGAAAATATCTCAACAACCTCTCTCGTACCGTCTGTGGCTTTCTTTTAACTTGTTACAAAGATGAAg GAAATGAAGAGGTAAAGCTAGCAATACTATCAGCCATTGCTTCTTGGGCAGCCCGTTTTGTTGATGCACTTCAACCagatttagtttctttttttgcctCTGGCCTCAAGGAGAAGGAGGCTTTAAGAAGGGGTCATCTTCGTTCTCTGCTAGCTATCTGCAAAAACTCTGATGCCCTTTTGCAG ATATCATCATTACTGGGGCCTCTTCTTCAACTTGTAAAAACTGGTTTCACTAAAGCTGTGCAGCGTCTAGATGGCATATATGCATTAAGTATTGTTGGGAAGATTGCCGCTGCTGATATCAAAGCAG AGGAGACTGTGGCAAAGGAGAAAATTTGGTCTTTGATATCTCAAAATGAGCCCTCACTTGTTGCAATTTCAATG gCCTCAAAATTGTCAATTGAAGATTGCATATCATGTGTAGATCTTCTTGAGGTGCTATTGGTGGAACACTCTCGCAG AGTGTTGGAAACTTTCTCAGCCAAATTACTATTACAG TTATTACTCTTTTTAATGTGCCATTCAAGTTGGGATGTTCGTAAAACAACTTATGATGCTACAAAGAAGATAGTTGCTGCTGCTCCGCAGTTATCAGAAATTCTTTTGGTTGAGTTCTCagactctctctctcttgttggggagaaaataaatgcTTTGAAGACAAG TGATGCAGATAATTCTCCAGACACTCAGGTTCCTATCCTTCCATCTGTTGAGGTTTTAGTGAAGGCTTTAGCTGTTATATCGTCCACAGCTCTTGCTACAACTCCAAGTGCATCTACACGTGTTATAGTCTGCTCTCATCATCCATGCATAATTGGAACTGCTAAAAGAGATGCAGTTTGGCGG AGGCTCCATAAATGTTTGCGAGCACTTGGCTTTGATGTGATTGGCATTATTTCTGCTAATATTGCCAATATTTGCAAG GGTCTAGTGGGACCATTGGGGTTGATGAGCGCCAATCCACTTGAACAAAACGCAGCAATATACTCTCTATGCACTTTGATGTCAATAGCACCTGAAGATACTTATTCAGAGTTTGAGAAG CACCTTATAAACCTTCCGGACCGTCATTCACATGATATGCTTTCGGAAAATGACATTCAG ATATTTCGGACTCCTGAAGGAATTCTTTCCAATGAGCAAGGTGTTTATGTTGCAGAATCTGTTACTTCTAAGAACACAAAACAACAG GACCGTATCAATTCTAACCATTCTGGAAAGAGGGAGACCTCTAGTAGAGCAGCTGGTGGTGGTGGGAAAAAGGATATTGGAAAGTCAATGAAGAAGGCTG ATAAAGGAAAGACTGCAAAAGAGGAGGCTCGAGAGCAGCTTCTTAGAGAGGAGGCATCAATACGTGAGAAGGTTCGGGAAATACAGAAGAATCTGTCTTTGATGCTGAATGCTCTTGGGGACATGGCTGTTGCTAATCCTGTTTTTGCACATAGTCAATTACCTTCACTG GTTAAGTTTGTTGATCCTTTATTGCGGTCACCAATTGTTGGTGATGTAGCCTATGATACATCAGTGAAGCTCTCCAGATGTTTAGTGCATCCTCTATGTAATTGGGCCCTTGATATTGCTACTGCTTTACGTTTAATTGTGACTGATGAAGTTTGTCTGTGGGAACTGATTCCTCCTGTGGATGAAGAAGCTGATGAAAGACCATCTTTAGGTCTTTTTGAGAGAATAGTAAATGGATTGTCTGTGTCTTGTAAATCTGGACCTCTTCCAGTAGATTCCTTCACTTTTGTCTTTCCT ATAATGGAGCAGATTTTATTATCATCCAAGAGAACAGGACTTCACGATGATGTTCTTCGGATTCTTTATTTGCACTTGGATCCCCTTCTGCCTCTTCCTAGGCTTCGCATGCTATCA GCTCTCTATCATGTTCTAGGTGTTGTTCCAGCTTATCAAGCATCAATTGGGCCTGCATTGAATGAGTTGTGTCTTGGCCTGCAGCCTGAGGAAGTGGCATCT GCTTTGTATGGAGTGTATGCAAAAGATGTTCATGTAAGAATGACTTGCTTAAATGCTGTAAAATGCATTCCAGCTGTTTCCGGTCGGGCTCTTCCCCAAAATGTTGAAGTTGCAACAAACATTTGGATTGCTCTACATGATCCAGAAAAGGTTTGGCGTAGATCTGCTTtcttaaatattcaaaattttgattgtttttggcTACAATTTGATCAGTCATTCACTTCATTATCTCTATGCTTTCAGTCCATTGCAGAAGCTGCAGAAGATGTATGGGATCGCTATGGATATGACTTTGGTACTGACTACTCGGGGATTTTCAAGGCACTTTCTCATGTAAATTATAATGTGCGCGTGGCTGCGGCAGAGGCATTAGCTGCTGCTATGGACGAAATCCCAGATTCTATACAG GAATCTCTTTctactttattttctttatatatccGGGACTCTGCTTTTGGTGAGGAAAATCTTGATGCTGGTTGGCTAGGCCGACAAGGAATCGCGTTGGCATTGCATTCTGCAGCTGATGTATTAAGAACAAAAGACCTTCCCGTTGTTATGACATTCCTGATATCACGAGCACTG GCTGATCCTAATGCAGATGTTCGTGGGAGGATGATTAATGCTGGTATAATGATTATTGATAGGCATGGAAGAGAAAATGTTTCTTTGTTATTcccaatttttgaaaattacttgAACAAGAAG GCATCGgatgaagaaaaatatgatctGGTTCGTGAAGGTGTCGTTATTTTTACGGGAGCTCTAGCAAAACATTTGGCAAAG GATGATCCTAAAGTTCATGCTGTTGTTGAGAAGCTGTTGGATGTGTTAAATACTCCTTCTGAAGCTGTTCAGCAAGCAGTCTCGACATGTCTATCTCCGTTGATGCAGTCAAAACAA GATGACGCAGCAGCACTTATTTCTAGGCTGTTGGATCAGCTGATGAAGAATGACAAATATGGTGAACGTCGTGGAGCAGCTTTTGGTCTTGCAGGAGTGGTCAAGGGGTTTGGGTTATCATCTTTGAAGAAGTATGGGATTGTGGCTGTCTTACGAGAAGGTTTTGCTGATAG AAATTCTGCAAAATCTCGTGAAGGAGCTCTGCTGGCATTTGAGTGCCTTTGTGAATATTTGGGAAGATTGTTTGAGCC GTATGTTATTCAAATGTTACCGTTGCTCTTGGTTTCTTTCTCTGATCAAGTAATTGCGGTTCGTGAGGCTGCTGAATGTGCAGCACGTGCTATGATGTCTCAACTGAGTGCACAAGGAGTAAAGCTTGTGCTTCCATCTCTATTGAAG GGTCTTGAAGATAAGGCCTGGAGAACGAAGCAAAGTAGTGTACAACTTCTTGGTGCCATGGCATACTGTGCTCCTCAGCAACTTTCTCAGTGTCTTCCTAGAATTGTGCCTAAATTAACAGAG GTGTTAACAGATACACATCCCAAGGTGCAGTCAGCAGGACAACTGGCCCTTCAGCAG GTTGGGAGTGTAATAAAGAATCCAGAAATATCTTCACTTGTCCCTACGCTTCTTATGGGTCTTACAGATCCTAATGACtatacaaaatattccctTGATATTCTCCTCCAA ACTACTTTCATTAATTCAATTGATGCTCCTTCACTTGCGTTGTTAGTACCAATAGTACATAGAGGGTTAAGGGAGAGGAGTGCTgatacaaaaaagaaagctgCTCAAATAGTTGGAAATATGTGTTCTTTAGTCACAGAGCCTAAGGATATGATTCCTTACATTGGGTTGCTCCTTCCTGAAGTGAAAAAG GTCCTTGTTGATCCCATTCCAGAAGTTCGATCAGTTGCAGCTAGGGCCATTGGATCTCTTATAAGAGGAATGGGAGAAGAAAACTTCCCAGATCTTGTCCCATGGTTGTTCGATACACTTAAGTCAGACAATAGTAATGTTGAGCGCTCTGGTGCTGCTCAAGGCTTGAGTGAG GTTTTAGCTGCGCTAGGTACCGAGTATTTTGAGGATATACTTCCTGATATTATTCGGAACTGTTCACATCAAAAGGCAGCTGTACGTGATGGATATTTGACACTTTTCAAG TATTTCCCAAGGTCATTAGGTGTTCAATTCCAGAACTACTTGCAGCTGGTTTTGCCTGCTATCTTAGATG GTCTTGCGGATGAGAACGAATCTGTGCGGGATGCAGCTCTATGTGCTGGGCATGTCCTAGTGGAGCATTATGCAACAAC GTCGTTACCTCTTCTCCTTCCAGCCGTAGAAGATGGCATCTTTAATGATAATTGGCGAATCAGACAAAGCTCTGTGGAGCTATTAGGAGATCTCTTGTTTAAG GTTGCTGGAACTTCTGGGAAAGCTTTACTCGAGGGTGGTAGTGATGATGAAGGTGCTAGTACTGAAGCACATGGACGTGCTATTATTGAGGTTCTAGGAAGGGATAAGCGCAATGAAGTTCTTGCTGCATTATATATGGTTAGAACTGATGTCAGCATAACTGTACGCCAG GCTGCATTACATGTTTGGAAAACTATTGTGGCTAATACTCCAAAGACTCTCAAGGAAATAATGCCAGTTTTAATGAATACTCTAATTACTTCTCTTGCTTCAGCATCCTCTGAAAGGCGGCAG GTTGCTGGTAGAGCACTGGGAGAACTTGTGAGGAAGCTTGGGGAGAGAGTACTTCCTCTGATCATCCCAATTTTATCCCAGGGATTAAAGAACCCCGATGCTAGTAGAAGACAG GGTGTATGTATTGGTTTGAGTGAAGTGATGGCAAGTGCTGGTAAGAGTCAGTTATTGAGTTTCATGGATGAGCTTATCCCTACCATTCGTACAGCCCTTTGTGATAG TGCTCCTGAGGTTCGTGAGTCAGCAGGCTTAGCATTCAGTACTCTCTACAAG AGTGCCGGTATGCAAGCAATCGACGAAATTGTTCCAACACTGCTGCATGCTTTGGAGGATGATGAAACTTCTGATACTGCCCTAGATGGTCTCAAACAAATCTTAAG TGTCAGAACTACTGCCGTTTTGCCTCATATTTTGCCTAAGCTGGTTCATTGCCCCCTTTC CGCCTTCAATGCGCATGCTCTTGGAGCTTTGGCTGAGGTTGCAGGCCCTGGCCTTAACTATCACCTTGGTACCATCTTGCCTGCTTTACTTTCTGCAATGGGTGGTGATGATGTG GATGTGCAACCTCTAGCTAAGGAAGCTGCAGAAACAGTAGTCTTGGTCATTGATGAGGAAGGCATTGAATCATTAATATCAGAGCTTCTTAGAGGAGTTGGTGATAGTGAG GCATCAATCAGAAGAAGTTCATCATATTTAATAGGATACTTCTTCAAAAACAGCAAACTCTATCTAGTTGATGAAACTCTAAACATGATATCTACCTTGATTGTTTTGCTTAGCGATTCAGATTCTGCTACTGTTGTG GTTGCTTGGGAAGCTTTATCAAGGGTTGTCAGCTCAGTACCAAAAGAGGTACTTCCTTCATGTATAAAGTTAGTACGTGATGCTGTATCTACTGCAAGAGATAAGGAGCGTAGAAAGAAGAAG GGAGGCCCTGTTGTAATTCCTGGATTCTGTCTTCCAAAAGCTCTTCAGCCACTGCTTCCAATATTTCTTCAg GGTCTGATTAGTGGGTCAGCTGAATTAAGAGAACAGGCAGCCTTAGGTCTTGGGGAACTTATTGAAGTGACTAGCGAACAATCACTGAAGGAGTTTGTCATCCCAATAACTGG GCCTCTTATTCGAATCATAGGTGATCGTTTTCCCTGGCAGGTCAAGAGTGCGATTTTATCTACATTGAGCATCATGATCCGAAAGGGTGGGATTGCACTGAAACCTTTTCTTCCTCAGCTGCAAACAACATTTATCAAGTGCCTACAAGATAATACAAG GACTGTCCGCTCAAGTGCTGCCCTTGCACTGGGTAAGCTTAGTGCACTAAGTACCAGGGTTGATCCATTAGTCAGTGACCTCCTATCTAGTTTGCAG GCATCGGATTCTGGAGTAAGGGAGGCCATATTGACTGCTTTAAAAGGTGTGGTAAAGCATGCTGGTAAGAGTGTGAGCCCAGCTACGAGAACTCGTGTCTACGCTCTCCTCAAGGATTTAATTCATCATGATGATGACCAAGTTCGAATGTTTGCTTCGAGCATATTGGGTGTTATATCACAG